A region from the Corylus avellana chromosome ca7, CavTom2PMs-1.0 genome encodes:
- the LOC132186896 gene encoding PHD finger protein ALFIN-LIKE 1, whose translation MASISASPRSVEEIFKDYTARRSALIRALTYDVDEFYSLCDPEKENLCLYGHPNESWEVTLPAEEVPPELPEPALGINFARDGMKRTDWLSLVAVHSDCWLLSVAFYFGARLNRNERKRLFSMINDLPTVFEVVTGRKPTKDKPGMDSGSKAKNSTKRSIDGQMRSNAKLLDESFGEDEDEHSETLCGSCGGNYNADEFWIGCDICERWFHGKCVKITPARAESIKQYKCPSCSTKRGKQ comes from the exons ATGGCTTCCATCTCCGCTAGCCCTCGCTCTGTCGAAGAGATCTTCAAGGACTACACCGCTCGCCGCTCCGCCCTCATTCGCGCCCTCACCTACG ATGTGGACGAATTCTATTCGCTTTGCGATCCAG AGAAGGAGAATTTGTGTTTGTACGGACATCCCAATGAGTCGTGGGAGGTGACTCTGCCGGCAGAGGAAGTTCCACCGGAGCTTCCCGAGCCAGCTTTGGGGATCAATTTCGCAAGAGATGGGATGAAGCGCACAGACTGGCTTTCGTTGGTTGCCGTGCACAGTGATTGTTGGTTGCTCTCTGTGGCTTTCTACTTTGGTGCTCGGCTTAATCGCAATGAGAG GAAGCGTCTATTTAGCATGATAAATGATCTGCCCACTGTCTTTGAAGTCGTAACTGGAAGGAAGCCTACAAAAGACAAGCCCGGTATGGATAGTGGAAGCAAAGCCAAGAATAGCACAAAG AGATCAATTGATGGGCAGATGAGAAGCAATGCTAAGTTACTTGACGAAAGTTTTGGAGAGGATGAAGATGAGCACAGTGAAACCCTTTGTGGGAGCTGTGGGGGAAATTACAATGCTGATGAGTTTTGGATTGGTTGTGACATATGCGAGAGGTGGTTTCATGGGAAGTGTGTGAAGATAACTCCTGCCAGGGCAGAAAGTATCAAGCAGTACAAATGCCCTTCTTGCAGCACCAAGAGGGGCAAGCAGTAG